TTTGAGTCCTTTCTTGAGGAGAGATGTCGGCGACACATAAAAGAAGATTTTTGCATTGAAGCGCCTCGTGGCTCGGGTTTTTGGAAAGTGAAGCGTGATAAAATAGAGTCTAATGCACCGGACCTGCTAAACTATTATGATAGCGGTATTGGCCAGAAGCAGACTGATGCGTAACGTGGAAGATAAGATAAGAAATCCGGCGGCTCATAATATAAAAGCGATTAAGGAAGATGAATTTAAGAATAAGGCTGGGATATCCAGCAAAAGGTTATTGCAATACATGCAGTGGATGTTTAAATACATTTATCCTTATTATTTCAAAGCTGATTTGAATATATGGGAAAGTTACGATTTTATGAACCAGGCGATTATCAATAAATTAAAAAGTTGATAGCGTTCTTAAAGAGGCAATAATAAACTATAGATTGTTGGGTAACAATTTCGCGTTTGCGTTATACTTAAATCCAACGAAGAAGAATTAAACCGCATTTTCATCGAAATCTATGGTCTTCAAGACGAGCTGACCCCGGAGGTGGAGGATAAAGACGTGACCATCCGCAAAGCCGATCGCGAACGCGATATCAAATCCTTCATCTCCTACGCAGTCGGCTGCATGTTTGGCCGCCACTCCATGAACGAGGAAGGCTTGGTTTACGCCGGGGGAGAGTTTGACCCCGGCAGATACAAAACCTTTAAGGCCGATGAAGATAATATCATCCCTATAGTAGACGATGTATATTTCGACGAAGATGAAGACATTGTCAGTCGCTTTGTGGATTTTGTCAAAATAACTTTTGGTGAGGAAACCCTGGAGGAAAACCTTGATTACATAGCAGAAACCCTAAAGAAAAAATCCGGCGAAACTTCGCGGTAGGCCATTAGAAGGTATTTTTTAAATGACTTCTACAAAGACCATGTGAAAACTTATAAGAAAAGGCCGCTTTACTGGCTGTTTGATTCAGGCAGGCATAACGGTTTCAAGGCTTTGATTTATATGCACCGTTATTTCTGATGCGCTGCGCTACGAGGCAGCCAGGGAGTTTAGCGATCTATTAAATACCGAACGAAAAGGTTCCACGCAAGCTTTTCATCTGCTGGGTACCCTGCCGTCCAGTACCAAATTTGGTATGGCCGCTCTGTTGCCCCACCAGGATATTAATTATAGCCATAAGGGAGAAATATCGGTTGACGGCATTAATATTCAAGGCACCGAGGGTCGCGGCAAGGTGTTGCTTAATTACAGTCAGGGTGCTATAGCGGTAACCTATCATGACATCAAGGATATGAAAAGGCAGGAATACAAGGACCTGTTTGAAGGCAAGAGACTGGCTTATATTTACCACAATGGCATTGACGCCATTGGCGACCATGCCGCCACCGCGAGAGATGTTTTCAATGCCGTTGAAAAATCGTTTGCTGATTTGCGGCTGCTAGTTAAAAACCTGATTAATAATTTAAGTGCCACCCATATTTATATTACCTCCGACCATGGGTTCCTGTACCGGAGATCGGCACTGCAGGAGTGTGATAAAATTCCCAGGGCTACAGGCGAAGCGGTGGAGGATAACAAAAGGTTTGTTGTTACCGGGGAAAACGAAGACATCAAGGGTGCACTTTCCTTTTCCATGGAATATTTATTGGGTCAAGCTAACGACCTTAATGTCATCGTACCCAGGGGGTAAATATCTTCAAAGTGCAGGGCGCAGGGGCTAACTACTTGCACGGGGGGGCCTCTCTGCAAGAGGTTGTTGTTCCGGTAATTAAATTTAAAAACGACCGGAGCAAATCAAACGCATAGGTAATAACCTTAACCAGAGGAATGTTACTGCGGTTAGAAAAGCTGTTTCTGGTTCTCTGTAGTGGAGAGTTGTTTTTTATAGCTTCGATTCTGCCTTCTTTGCATCCAGTAGAACCTTTGCTTGTTCTATAAAAAAGCTCTTTATATCATCCCAAGGGGTGCTTTTTTTCAGCATCATAATCTTGTTCCCAGCCTTCTCGGCGTCCTCAAAATAGGTCAGGCTCATGATCAGGTGTTTGATATTAATTTGCCAGTGGGCGTATTTTTTTTCGTAAAGTTTGAAGATTTCCTTGAGCGGTATAGATTCACGGGCAATGAAGAAAAGATCGATAAAGTCTTTTCTACTGCCCCGGCTGCCCACAGTGTCCAGTTTAATTGGCGCCAGGTCGGGCAGATCCGCAACCGGACAGCCATGGTAAAGAAGGGGTGGGAAGACAAGAGGGGGGGCGTAATAGAGAAAGCTTACCTTCACTCCGCCAAAAACGCCGTGCAGGGTAAGGCTTTTTATATCGGTAATGATAAAATCCCCGGCGTTGTATAATTCGTCCCGCAACAAGACGGCGTCAAATTCCCGAGGCGTAAAGAAGTCAAAATCCTCGGAAATCCGGTGGCCAAGGTGTAACGCTACGGCGGTGCCTCTGGCAAGATAAAAATTTGTCAAGCCTGTATATGCGTCAGACGTTCTAAAATTTGGATCCTGCCCGGTGGGAGAGCTGCTGCAAACACTTTAACTCACCTTCTTTTAAATTAAAATAATTTTTCCAGAAAAGCCCTGTCTTCCGGGAAAGCGAGCGGCTGCTTTTGACGACGTTCAGAAGAAGCTGGCTGCTGTAATAATTCAGCATCCAGAAGAAGCTTTTGTCATCACTTTGTTCCAGCAACCTTTCTACAATAAAAAAATGATCCGCTTCGGTATCCAGGGAGTAAAAGTCCACATCCCAAAAAAAAGGTCTGGTGTATTCCGGGGGCATAGGCATGGTGACCACTCCTTTGCAAGAAAAATTATGCGGCGCGTGACGCTGATGGAGTCTGATTTATATAATTTTAGCATATTCGCCAAAAGTTCTCATGGTATAATTAAATAATAAGTATACGATATCCGTGATGAGCGGTTT
This genomic interval from Desulfoscipio sp. XC116 contains the following:
- a CDS encoding PglZ domain-containing protein — encoded protein: MRYEAAREFSDLLNTERKGSTQAFHLLGTLPSSTKFGMAALLPHQDINYSHKGEISVDGINIQGTEGRGKVLLNYSQGAIAVTYHDIKDMKRQEYKDLFEGKRLAYIYHNGIDAIGDHAATARDVFNAVEKSFADLRLLVKNLINNLSATHIYITSDHGFLYRRSALQECDKIPRATGEAVEDNKRFVVTGENEDIKGALSFSMEYLLGQANDLNVIVPRG